Proteins found in one Macadamia integrifolia cultivar HAES 741 unplaced genomic scaffold, SCU_Mint_v3 scaffold2433, whole genome shotgun sequence genomic segment:
- the LOC122066520 gene encoding uncharacterized protein LOC122066520 isoform X2, which translates to MAATANTSPLESSIPVSADDLTAKAVHKRYEGLVTVRTKAIKGKGAWYWAHLEPILVHNSDTGLAKAVKLRCSLCDAVFSASNPSRTASEHLKRGTCPNFSSVAKPISSVSPPPITTLASPSSPHHHHHHHHPNHRKRSLSLAASGGGGTTSSYQVPPLAMVDPSRLCPDLGYSSPTVVVTSTAPPALPPPQQPQQQHLMLSGGKEDLGALAMLEDSVKKLKSPKTSPCPTLSKNQIDSALNLLADWLYESCGAVTFSSLEHPKFRAFLNQVGLPAISRKEFVGSRLDAKFEEAKTESEARIRDAMFFQVASDGWKPKHSGFDGGDNLVNLTVNLPNGTSVYRKAVLPNGPVPSKHAEEILWETMSGICGSVVQRCVGIVADKFKAKALRNLENQNHWMVNLSCQLQGFISLIKDFSRDLPLFKTVTVNCVKLANFFNSESQVRKSFQKYQLQELEHAGLLHVPPPEFENIKNFVSVYAMLEDILSSARVLQLVVSDDSYKVACVEDPVAREVAEMVGDIGFWTNLEAVHSLVKLIRGMAQEIEAERPLVGQCLPLWEVLRTKVKEWCNKFNITEEPVEKVIEKRFKKNYHPAWSAAFILDPLYLIRDASGKYLPPFKYLTPEQEKDVDKLITRLVSREEAHIALMELMKWRSEGLDPLYAQAVQVKQRDPMTGKMKIANPQSSRLVWETCLSEFKSLGKVAVRLIFLHATSCGFKCNWSFLRWVCSHSHSRAGMERAQKMIFIAAHSKLERRDFSNEEDKDAELFALANGLVPMTNNSTFVDHSISSKI; encoded by the exons ATGGCAGCCACTGCCAACACTTCTCCGTTAGAGTCCTCGATTCCGGTCTCCGCAGACGACCTCACGGCGAAGGCAGTACACAAGCGCTATGAGGGGTTGGTGACGGTAAGGACCAAAGCCATAAAGGGTAAAGGAGCTTGGTACTGGGCACACTTGGAACCCATCCTCGTTCATAATTCCGATACTGGCCTCGCCAAAGCCGTCAAGCTCCGGTGTTCGCTTTGCGATGCTGTGTTTTCTGCTTCGAACCCATCTCGCACTGCTTCAGAGCATCTCAAGAGGGGTACTTGTCCTAATTTCAGTTCTGTTGCCAAGCCCATCTCCTCTGTTTCACCTCCTCCCATCACTACCCTCGCCTCTCCTTCTTCGcctcaccaccaccatcatcaccaccaccccAACCACCGCAAACGCAGTTTATCTTTGGCCGCCTCCGGCGGCGGTGGCACAACTTCCTCCTACCAGGTCCCACCACTTGCCATGGTCGATCCTTCCCGCTTGTGCCCCGACCTCGGTTACTCTTCCCCAACAGTGGTTGTTACTTCGACTGCTCCTCCAGCTTTGCCTCCACCTCAACAGCCTCAGCAGCAGCATTTGATGTTGTCGGGTGGGAAGGAAGACTTGGGTGCTCTTGCTATGCTTGAAGATAGCGTGAAGAAGCTTAAAAGTCCCAAGACCTCCCCATGCCCAACACTTAGCAAGAACCAGATTGACTCCGCCCTGAACCTCCTCGCCGACTGGCTCTATGAATCCTGTGGTGCTGTCACTTTCTCAAGCCTCGAGCACCCAAAGTTCCGAGCATTCCTTAATCAGGTGGGTCTTCCTGCAATCTCTCGTAAGGAGTTTGTGGGTTCCAGGTTGGATGCCAAGTTCGAAGAAGCAAAAACCGAGTCGGAAGCGAGGATTAGGGATGCGATGTTCTTCCAAGTTGCCTCGGATGGTTGGAAACCTAAGCATTCAGGCTTTGATGGTGGAGATAACTTGGTGAATTTGACGGTTAACCTCCCCAATGGAACCAGCGTGTATCGAAAAGCGGTGCTCCCGAATGGCCCTGTTCCGTCAAAGCATGCAGAGGAGATTCTGTGGGAGACGATGTCCGGCATATGTGGGAGTGTTGTGCAACGCTGTGTGGGGATCGTTGCTGACAAGTTTAAGGCCAAGGCATTGAGAAATTTGGAGAATCAAAACCATTGGATGGTTAATCTCTCTTGTCAGCTTCAGGGGTTTATTAGCCTTATCAAGGATTTTAGCAGAGATCTTCCACTCTTCAAAACCGTTACTGTGAATTGTGTGAAACTTGCTAATTTCTTCAACTCCGAGTCCCAAGTTCGGAAGAGCTTCCAGAAGTACCAATTGCAAGAACTTGAACATGCTGGGTTGCTTCATGTGCCTCCGCCCGAGTTTGAGAACATTAAGAACTTTGTTTCTGTGTATGCCATGTTGGAGGACATTCTGAGCTCTGCCCGGGTACTTCAGCTAGTTGTATCGGATGACTCGTACAAGGTTGCTTGTGTGGAAGACCCAGTTGCGAGGGAGGTTGCCGAGATGGTTGGAGACATTGGGTTTTGGACTAATTTAGAGGCAGTTCACTCCCTAGTGAAGCTTATCAGAGGGATGGCTCAGGAGATTGAGGCAGAGAGGCCGTTGGTCGGACAATGTCTCCCACTTTGGGAGGTGCTAAGAACAAAAGTGAAGGAATGGTGTAATAAATTTAACATTACAGAAGAACCTGTAGAGAAGGTTATTGAAAAGAGGTTCAAGAAGAACTACCATCCAGCTTGGTCAGCTGCCTTCATACTTGACCCGCTCTACTTGATAAGGGATGCTAGTGGAAAGTACCTTCCACCCTTCAAGTACTTGACACCTGAGCAGGAGAAGGATGTGGACAAGCTCATAACCAGGTTAGTATCCAGGGAGGAGGCCCATATTGCTCTGATGGAGCTCATGAAGTGGAGGTCAGAAGGGCTGGATCCGTTGTATGCACAAGCTGTCCAGGTTAAGCAGCGAGACCCCATGACAGGAAAGATGAAAATTGCAAACCCACAGAGCAGTAGATTGGTGTGGGAAACATGTCTCAGCGAATTCAAGTCACTGGGAAAAGTTGCAGTGAGGCTTATTTTTCTCCATGCGACCTCTTGTGGTTTCAAGTGCAACTGGtcattcttgaggtgggtgtgCTCCCATAGCCACTCAAGAGCAGGCATGGAGAGGGCTCAGAAGATGATATTCATTGCAGCCCATTCCAAGCTTGAAAGGAGAGATTTTTCCAATGAGGAGGACAAGGATGCAGAGCTGTTCGCTTTGGCAAATG GTTTAGTACCAATGACCAACAACAGTACTTTCGTGGACCACAGTATCTCCTCAAAGATCTAG
- the LOC122066520 gene encoding uncharacterized protein LOC122066520 isoform X1, giving the protein MAATANTSPLESSIPVSADDLTAKAVHKRYEGLVTVRTKAIKGKGAWYWAHLEPILVHNSDTGLAKAVKLRCSLCDAVFSASNPSRTASEHLKRGTCPNFSSVAKPISSVSPPPITTLASPSSPHHHHHHHHPNHRKRSLSLAASGGGGTTSSYQVPPLAMVDPSRLCPDLGYSSPTVVVTSTAPPALPPPQQPQQQHLMLSGGKEDLGALAMLEDSVKKLKSPKTSPCPTLSKNQIDSALNLLADWLYESCGAVTFSSLEHPKFRAFLNQVGLPAISRKEFVGSRLDAKFEEAKTESEARIRDAMFFQVASDGWKPKHSGFDGGDNLVNLTVNLPNGTSVYRKAVLPNGPVPSKHAEEILWETMSGICGSVVQRCVGIVADKFKAKALRNLENQNHWMVNLSCQLQGFISLIKDFSRDLPLFKTVTVNCVKLANFFNSESQVRKSFQKYQLQELEHAGLLHVPPPEFENIKNFVSVYAMLEDILSSARVLQLVVSDDSYKVACVEDPVAREVAEMVGDIGFWTNLEAVHSLVKLIRGMAQEIEAERPLVGQCLPLWEVLRTKVKEWCNKFNITEEPVEKVIEKRFKKNYHPAWSAAFILDPLYLIRDASGKYLPPFKYLTPEQEKDVDKLITRLVSREEAHIALMELMKWRSEGLDPLYAQAVQVKQRDPMTGKMKIANPQSSRLVWETCLSEFKSLGKVAVRLIFLHATSCGFKCNWSFLRWVCSHSHSRAGMERAQKMIFIAAHSKLERRDFSNEEDKDAELFALANGFSLKVLQIYRRDSPPTSVVLQKFM; this is encoded by the exons ATGGCAGCCACTGCCAACACTTCTCCGTTAGAGTCCTCGATTCCGGTCTCCGCAGACGACCTCACGGCGAAGGCAGTACACAAGCGCTATGAGGGGTTGGTGACGGTAAGGACCAAAGCCATAAAGGGTAAAGGAGCTTGGTACTGGGCACACTTGGAACCCATCCTCGTTCATAATTCCGATACTGGCCTCGCCAAAGCCGTCAAGCTCCGGTGTTCGCTTTGCGATGCTGTGTTTTCTGCTTCGAACCCATCTCGCACTGCTTCAGAGCATCTCAAGAGGGGTACTTGTCCTAATTTCAGTTCTGTTGCCAAGCCCATCTCCTCTGTTTCACCTCCTCCCATCACTACCCTCGCCTCTCCTTCTTCGcctcaccaccaccatcatcaccaccaccccAACCACCGCAAACGCAGTTTATCTTTGGCCGCCTCCGGCGGCGGTGGCACAACTTCCTCCTACCAGGTCCCACCACTTGCCATGGTCGATCCTTCCCGCTTGTGCCCCGACCTCGGTTACTCTTCCCCAACAGTGGTTGTTACTTCGACTGCTCCTCCAGCTTTGCCTCCACCTCAACAGCCTCAGCAGCAGCATTTGATGTTGTCGGGTGGGAAGGAAGACTTGGGTGCTCTTGCTATGCTTGAAGATAGCGTGAAGAAGCTTAAAAGTCCCAAGACCTCCCCATGCCCAACACTTAGCAAGAACCAGATTGACTCCGCCCTGAACCTCCTCGCCGACTGGCTCTATGAATCCTGTGGTGCTGTCACTTTCTCAAGCCTCGAGCACCCAAAGTTCCGAGCATTCCTTAATCAGGTGGGTCTTCCTGCAATCTCTCGTAAGGAGTTTGTGGGTTCCAGGTTGGATGCCAAGTTCGAAGAAGCAAAAACCGAGTCGGAAGCGAGGATTAGGGATGCGATGTTCTTCCAAGTTGCCTCGGATGGTTGGAAACCTAAGCATTCAGGCTTTGATGGTGGAGATAACTTGGTGAATTTGACGGTTAACCTCCCCAATGGAACCAGCGTGTATCGAAAAGCGGTGCTCCCGAATGGCCCTGTTCCGTCAAAGCATGCAGAGGAGATTCTGTGGGAGACGATGTCCGGCATATGTGGGAGTGTTGTGCAACGCTGTGTGGGGATCGTTGCTGACAAGTTTAAGGCCAAGGCATTGAGAAATTTGGAGAATCAAAACCATTGGATGGTTAATCTCTCTTGTCAGCTTCAGGGGTTTATTAGCCTTATCAAGGATTTTAGCAGAGATCTTCCACTCTTCAAAACCGTTACTGTGAATTGTGTGAAACTTGCTAATTTCTTCAACTCCGAGTCCCAAGTTCGGAAGAGCTTCCAGAAGTACCAATTGCAAGAACTTGAACATGCTGGGTTGCTTCATGTGCCTCCGCCCGAGTTTGAGAACATTAAGAACTTTGTTTCTGTGTATGCCATGTTGGAGGACATTCTGAGCTCTGCCCGGGTACTTCAGCTAGTTGTATCGGATGACTCGTACAAGGTTGCTTGTGTGGAAGACCCAGTTGCGAGGGAGGTTGCCGAGATGGTTGGAGACATTGGGTTTTGGACTAATTTAGAGGCAGTTCACTCCCTAGTGAAGCTTATCAGAGGGATGGCTCAGGAGATTGAGGCAGAGAGGCCGTTGGTCGGACAATGTCTCCCACTTTGGGAGGTGCTAAGAACAAAAGTGAAGGAATGGTGTAATAAATTTAACATTACAGAAGAACCTGTAGAGAAGGTTATTGAAAAGAGGTTCAAGAAGAACTACCATCCAGCTTGGTCAGCTGCCTTCATACTTGACCCGCTCTACTTGATAAGGGATGCTAGTGGAAAGTACCTTCCACCCTTCAAGTACTTGACACCTGAGCAGGAGAAGGATGTGGACAAGCTCATAACCAGGTTAGTATCCAGGGAGGAGGCCCATATTGCTCTGATGGAGCTCATGAAGTGGAGGTCAGAAGGGCTGGATCCGTTGTATGCACAAGCTGTCCAGGTTAAGCAGCGAGACCCCATGACAGGAAAGATGAAAATTGCAAACCCACAGAGCAGTAGATTGGTGTGGGAAACATGTCTCAGCGAATTCAAGTCACTGGGAAAAGTTGCAGTGAGGCTTATTTTTCTCCATGCGACCTCTTGTGGTTTCAAGTGCAACTGGtcattcttgaggtgggtgtgCTCCCATAGCCACTCAAGAGCAGGCATGGAGAGGGCTCAGAAGATGATATTCATTGCAGCCCATTCCAAGCTTGAAAGGAGAGATTTTTCCAATGAGGAGGACAAGGATGCAGAGCTGTTCGCTTTGGCAAATG GTTTCAGTTTGAAGGTTTTGCAGATTTATCGAAGAGATTCGCCACCTACTTCTGTTGTACTCCAGAAATTTATGTGA
- the LOC122066520 gene encoding uncharacterized protein LOC122066520 isoform X3, translated as MAATANTSPLESSIPVSADDLTAKAVHKRYEGLVTVRTKAIKGKGAWYWAHLEPILVHNSDTGLAKAVKLRCSLCDAVFSASNPSRTASEHLKRGTCPNFSSVAKPISSVSPPPITTLASPSSPHHHHHHHHPNHRKRSLSLAASGGGGTTSSYQVPPLAMVDPSRLCPDLGYSSPTVVVTSTAPPALPPPQQPQQQHLMLSGGKEDLGALAMLEDSVKKLKSPKTSPCPTLSKNQIDSALNLLADWLYESCGAVTFSSLEHPKFRAFLNQVGLPAISRKEFVGSRLDAKFEEAKTESEARIRDAMFFQVASDGWKPKHSGFDGGDNLVNLTVNLPNGTSVYRKAVLPNGPVPSKHAEEILWETMSGICGSVVQRCVGIVADKFKAKALRNLENQNHWMVNLSCQLQGFISLIKDFSRDLPLFKTVTVNCVKLANFFNSESQVRKSFQKYQLQELEHAGLLHVPPPEFENIKNFVSVYAMLEDILSSARVLQLVVSDDSYKVACVEDPVAREVAEMVGDIGFWTNLEAVHSLVKLIRGMAQEIEAERPLVGQCLPLWEVLRTKVKEWCNKFNITEEPVEKVIEKRFKKNYHPAWSAAFILDPLYLIRDASGKYLPPFKYLTPEQEKDVDKLITRLVSREEAHIALMELMKWRSEGLDPLYAQAVQVKQRDPMTGKMKIANPQSSRLVWETCLSEFKSLGKVAVRLIFLHATSCGFKCNWSFLRWVCSHSHSRAGMERAQKMIFIAAHSKLERRDFSNEEDKDAELFALANGEDDVLNEVFVDPSSV; from the coding sequence ATGGCAGCCACTGCCAACACTTCTCCGTTAGAGTCCTCGATTCCGGTCTCCGCAGACGACCTCACGGCGAAGGCAGTACACAAGCGCTATGAGGGGTTGGTGACGGTAAGGACCAAAGCCATAAAGGGTAAAGGAGCTTGGTACTGGGCACACTTGGAACCCATCCTCGTTCATAATTCCGATACTGGCCTCGCCAAAGCCGTCAAGCTCCGGTGTTCGCTTTGCGATGCTGTGTTTTCTGCTTCGAACCCATCTCGCACTGCTTCAGAGCATCTCAAGAGGGGTACTTGTCCTAATTTCAGTTCTGTTGCCAAGCCCATCTCCTCTGTTTCACCTCCTCCCATCACTACCCTCGCCTCTCCTTCTTCGcctcaccaccaccatcatcaccaccaccccAACCACCGCAAACGCAGTTTATCTTTGGCCGCCTCCGGCGGCGGTGGCACAACTTCCTCCTACCAGGTCCCACCACTTGCCATGGTCGATCCTTCCCGCTTGTGCCCCGACCTCGGTTACTCTTCCCCAACAGTGGTTGTTACTTCGACTGCTCCTCCAGCTTTGCCTCCACCTCAACAGCCTCAGCAGCAGCATTTGATGTTGTCGGGTGGGAAGGAAGACTTGGGTGCTCTTGCTATGCTTGAAGATAGCGTGAAGAAGCTTAAAAGTCCCAAGACCTCCCCATGCCCAACACTTAGCAAGAACCAGATTGACTCCGCCCTGAACCTCCTCGCCGACTGGCTCTATGAATCCTGTGGTGCTGTCACTTTCTCAAGCCTCGAGCACCCAAAGTTCCGAGCATTCCTTAATCAGGTGGGTCTTCCTGCAATCTCTCGTAAGGAGTTTGTGGGTTCCAGGTTGGATGCCAAGTTCGAAGAAGCAAAAACCGAGTCGGAAGCGAGGATTAGGGATGCGATGTTCTTCCAAGTTGCCTCGGATGGTTGGAAACCTAAGCATTCAGGCTTTGATGGTGGAGATAACTTGGTGAATTTGACGGTTAACCTCCCCAATGGAACCAGCGTGTATCGAAAAGCGGTGCTCCCGAATGGCCCTGTTCCGTCAAAGCATGCAGAGGAGATTCTGTGGGAGACGATGTCCGGCATATGTGGGAGTGTTGTGCAACGCTGTGTGGGGATCGTTGCTGACAAGTTTAAGGCCAAGGCATTGAGAAATTTGGAGAATCAAAACCATTGGATGGTTAATCTCTCTTGTCAGCTTCAGGGGTTTATTAGCCTTATCAAGGATTTTAGCAGAGATCTTCCACTCTTCAAAACCGTTACTGTGAATTGTGTGAAACTTGCTAATTTCTTCAACTCCGAGTCCCAAGTTCGGAAGAGCTTCCAGAAGTACCAATTGCAAGAACTTGAACATGCTGGGTTGCTTCATGTGCCTCCGCCCGAGTTTGAGAACATTAAGAACTTTGTTTCTGTGTATGCCATGTTGGAGGACATTCTGAGCTCTGCCCGGGTACTTCAGCTAGTTGTATCGGATGACTCGTACAAGGTTGCTTGTGTGGAAGACCCAGTTGCGAGGGAGGTTGCCGAGATGGTTGGAGACATTGGGTTTTGGACTAATTTAGAGGCAGTTCACTCCCTAGTGAAGCTTATCAGAGGGATGGCTCAGGAGATTGAGGCAGAGAGGCCGTTGGTCGGACAATGTCTCCCACTTTGGGAGGTGCTAAGAACAAAAGTGAAGGAATGGTGTAATAAATTTAACATTACAGAAGAACCTGTAGAGAAGGTTATTGAAAAGAGGTTCAAGAAGAACTACCATCCAGCTTGGTCAGCTGCCTTCATACTTGACCCGCTCTACTTGATAAGGGATGCTAGTGGAAAGTACCTTCCACCCTTCAAGTACTTGACACCTGAGCAGGAGAAGGATGTGGACAAGCTCATAACCAGGTTAGTATCCAGGGAGGAGGCCCATATTGCTCTGATGGAGCTCATGAAGTGGAGGTCAGAAGGGCTGGATCCGTTGTATGCACAAGCTGTCCAGGTTAAGCAGCGAGACCCCATGACAGGAAAGATGAAAATTGCAAACCCACAGAGCAGTAGATTGGTGTGGGAAACATGTCTCAGCGAATTCAAGTCACTGGGAAAAGTTGCAGTGAGGCTTATTTTTCTCCATGCGACCTCTTGTGGTTTCAAGTGCAACTGGtcattcttgaggtgggtgtgCTCCCATAGCCACTCAAGAGCAGGCATGGAGAGGGCTCAGAAGATGATATTCATTGCAGCCCATTCCAAGCTTGAAAGGAGAGATTTTTCCAATGAGGAGGACAAGGATGCAGAGCTGTTCGCTTTGGCAAATGGTGAGGATGATGTGCTCAATGAGGTTTTTGTTGATCCATCCTCGGTGTAA